Proteins found in one Herbiconiux sp. A18JL235 genomic segment:
- a CDS encoding MOSC domain-containing protein, which yields MTFRTEVEIVHLLASPLHRYEGRPADGPLPLPAGATESRECIEVRAGLGIVGDRFFGHGAHRTSAVTVMAAESLDEVRAGLGLDRRLDPALTRRNIIVRGADIDALVGQQFELDSGDGPVRFQGHRAANPCAWMNVVLADGAHKALRRRGGVRCEPLVDGVLRLGPAVLSTLVPVEREPALFAAAE from the coding sequence ATGACGTTCCGGACCGAGGTCGAGATCGTCCACCTGCTGGCCTCGCCCCTGCACCGCTACGAGGGGCGCCCCGCCGACGGTCCGTTGCCGCTGCCGGCCGGGGCGACCGAGTCGCGCGAGTGCATCGAGGTGCGGGCGGGCCTCGGCATCGTGGGCGACCGGTTCTTCGGGCACGGCGCCCATCGCACCTCGGCGGTGACGGTGATGGCGGCGGAGTCGCTCGACGAGGTGCGGGCGGGCCTCGGCCTCGACCGCCGGCTCGACCCGGCGCTCACGCGCCGCAACATCATCGTGCGCGGTGCCGACATCGACGCCCTCGTCGGTCAGCAGTTCGAGCTCGACTCGGGCGACGGCCCGGTGCGGTTCCAGGGCCATCGCGCGGCCAACCCCTGCGCCTGGATGAACGTGGTGCTCGCCGACGGCGCCCATAAGGCCCTGCGCCGCCGGGGCGGCGTGAGGTGCGAGCCGCTCGTCGACGGGGTGCTGCGACTCGGCCCGGCCGTGCTCTCCACCCTCGTGCCCGTCGAGCGCGAGCCCGCCCTGTTCGCGGCCGCCGAGTAA
- a CDS encoding TIGR03557 family F420-dependent LLM class oxidoreductase has protein sequence MVRFGYTLMTEQSGPKDLVRYAVAAEEAGFDFEVSSDHYSPWLTEQGHAPYAWSVLGAVAHATSRVELVSYVTCPSIRYHPAVVAQKAATLGLLSDGRFILGLGSGENLNEHVVGEGWPAVAARQDMLEEAVHIIRELHTGELVTWEGDYFRVDSARIWDVAEGGVPIALAVSGEKSIERFAPLGDHLIAVEPDAELVSGWSAVAGEPSRAIGQIPICWGPDKEAAVTQAHEQFRWFGGGWSVNADLPTPAGFAAASQFVREEDVAGSIACGPDLDELAESVKPYLEAGFTDVALVQVGDEGQDRFLAEVAPALLEKLRAL, from the coding sequence ATGGTGCGCTTCGGCTACACCCTGATGACCGAGCAGAGCGGCCCCAAGGATCTGGTGCGCTACGCCGTGGCGGCCGAGGAGGCGGGCTTCGACTTCGAGGTCTCCAGCGACCACTACTCGCCCTGGCTCACCGAGCAGGGCCACGCCCCCTACGCCTGGTCGGTGCTCGGCGCCGTCGCGCACGCCACCTCCCGGGTGGAGCTGGTCAGCTACGTGACCTGCCCGAGCATCCGGTACCACCCCGCCGTCGTCGCACAGAAGGCGGCGACCCTCGGCCTCCTCTCCGACGGCAGGTTCATCCTCGGCCTCGGTTCGGGCGAGAACCTCAACGAGCACGTCGTGGGGGAGGGGTGGCCGGCCGTCGCCGCCCGGCAGGACATGCTCGAAGAGGCCGTGCACATCATCCGCGAGCTGCACACCGGCGAGCTCGTGACCTGGGAGGGCGACTACTTCCGGGTCGACTCCGCGCGCATCTGGGACGTCGCCGAGGGCGGCGTGCCGATCGCGCTCGCCGTCTCGGGCGAGAAGTCGATCGAGCGCTTCGCGCCTCTCGGCGACCACCTCATCGCGGTCGAACCGGATGCGGAGCTCGTCTCGGGCTGGTCGGCGGTCGCCGGTGAGCCGAGCCGTGCCATCGGGCAGATCCCCATCTGCTGGGGGCCCGACAAGGAAGCGGCCGTCACGCAGGCCCACGAGCAGTTCCGCTGGTTCGGCGGCGGATGGTCGGTGAACGCCGATCTGCCCACCCCGGCCGGCTTCGCGGCGGCTTCGCAGTTCGTGCGCGAGGAGGACGTCGCCGGGTCGATCGCCTGCGGCCCCGATCTCGACGAGCTCGCCGAGAGCGTGAAGCCCTACCTCGAGGCCGGTTTCACCGACGTGGCGCTGGTGCAGGTGGGCGACGAGGGTCAGGACCGCTTCCTGGCGGAGGTCGCGCCGGCGCTGCTCGAGAAGCTGCGGGCGCTGTAG
- a CDS encoding SDR family oxidoreductase → MTIVVTGATGHLGRLAVEHLVARGVPASDIVAAGRTESKLAELAETLGVRTAVVDFTSPATLDGALAGADTLVLVSGSEVGQRVAQHRNAVEAAARAGVSRLVYTSAPFATESPLILAPEHKATEELIAASGIPAVILRNGWYHENYAGAFEQAAASGTYTASTGSGRVSSAARSDYAEAIAAALTTDGHLGQVYELSGDTAWDGTEFAAAASEALASTVVFNPVSPEENLALLTAAGLDEGTAGFVVALDANIAEGLLGHTPGTLHELIGHPTLPLVDYFRALVAQRG, encoded by the coding sequence ATGACCATCGTCGTCACCGGAGCCACCGGACACCTCGGCCGCCTCGCCGTGGAGCACCTCGTCGCCCGCGGCGTCCCCGCGAGCGACATCGTCGCCGCCGGCCGCACCGAGTCGAAGCTCGCCGAGCTCGCCGAGACCCTCGGCGTGCGCACCGCCGTCGTCGACTTCACCTCCCCGGCGACGCTCGACGGCGCCCTGGCCGGTGCCGACACGCTCGTACTGGTCTCGGGCAGCGAGGTGGGGCAGCGGGTCGCCCAGCACCGCAACGCCGTCGAGGCGGCCGCGCGGGCCGGTGTCTCCCGGTTGGTGTACACCAGCGCGCCGTTCGCCACCGAGAGCCCCCTCATCCTGGCCCCCGAGCACAAGGCGACCGAGGAGCTCATCGCCGCCAGCGGCATCCCTGCCGTCATCCTCCGCAACGGCTGGTACCACGAGAACTACGCCGGAGCCTTCGAGCAGGCCGCCGCGTCGGGCACCTACACGGCGTCGACCGGCTCGGGCCGCGTGTCGAGCGCCGCGCGCAGCGACTACGCCGAGGCGATCGCCGCCGCGCTCACCACCGACGGTCACCTCGGGCAGGTGTACGAGCTGTCGGGCGACACCGCGTGGGACGGCACGGAGTTCGCGGCCGCCGCCTCTGAAGCACTCGCCAGCACCGTGGTGTTCAACCCCGTCTCGCCCGAGGAGAATCTCGCCCTGCTCACCGCCGCCGGCCTCGACGAGGGAACAGCGGGCTTCGTCGTCGCCCTCGACGCGAACATCGCCGAGGGGCTGCTCGGCCACACCCCAGGAACCCTGCACGAGCTCATCGGGCACCCCACCCTGCCCCTCGTCGACTACTTCAGAGCGCTGGTCGCGCAGCGGGGCTGA
- a CDS encoding winged helix-turn-helix transcriptional regulator, producing the protein MDDIWQSLGRERAASPFASGCASRVVLDHVTSKWGVLVLVALDEEPRRWGELRRRIEGISEKMLAQTLRALESDGFVLRESHGTVPPRVDYSLTPLGRELAEVLVPLVRWVGDNVHRTTVPLAASA; encoded by the coding sequence ATGGACGACATCTGGCAGAGCCTCGGCCGCGAGCGCGCGGCGTCCCCCTTCGCATCCGGATGCGCCAGCCGGGTGGTGCTCGACCATGTCACCAGCAAGTGGGGCGTGCTCGTGCTCGTCGCCCTCGACGAGGAGCCCCGCCGTTGGGGCGAGCTGCGCCGCCGCATCGAGGGCATCAGCGAGAAGATGCTCGCGCAGACGCTGCGGGCGCTCGAGAGCGACGGCTTCGTGCTGCGCGAGTCGCACGGCACCGTGCCGCCCCGCGTCGACTACAGCCTCACCCCGCTCGGCCGCGAGCTCGCCGAGGTGCTCGTTCCCCTCGTGCGCTGGGTCGGCGACAACGTGCACCGCACCACCGTGCCCCTCGCCGCCTCCGCCTGA
- a CDS encoding aminotransferase class IV: MSAPVLILVTRPVEVEPGAEPGEASRPFRLADVALPQLSVLDLGVTRGDGVFESVRVGPSGSPDLEAHLRRFVVSASLLDLPAPDLEVWRQAFAAAVSEARRRGGDDEVLGVKLVLTRGIEGRGVPTAWVLAQPAPDHTAVRRDGLAAITLDRGYRHDAGAASPWLLLGAKTLSYEVAAAATREAARRGAREVVFVSSDGFVLEAPTSSVVMRFGDRVVSPPAEVGIIAGTTVTRALAFFAERGFETAEERIPVSRLARADAVWLVSSVRQAVPLTALDGRPLHLDATLTAALNAHLGT, encoded by the coding sequence GTGTCGGCCCCCGTACTCATTCTGGTCACCCGGCCCGTCGAGGTCGAACCCGGCGCGGAGCCGGGCGAGGCGTCCCGTCCCTTCCGCCTCGCCGACGTCGCCCTGCCCCAGCTCAGTGTGCTCGACCTCGGCGTGACGCGCGGCGACGGAGTGTTCGAGAGCGTGCGGGTGGGGCCGTCGGGCTCCCCCGACCTCGAGGCCCACCTCCGGCGCTTCGTCGTCTCCGCGAGCCTGCTCGACCTTCCCGCCCCCGACCTCGAGGTATGGCGGCAGGCCTTCGCCGCGGCGGTCTCCGAGGCCCGCCGTCGCGGAGGCGACGACGAGGTGCTCGGAGTGAAGCTCGTGCTCACCCGGGGAATCGAGGGCCGGGGTGTGCCCACGGCGTGGGTGCTCGCCCAGCCCGCCCCCGATCACACGGCGGTGCGACGCGACGGCCTCGCAGCGATCACCCTCGACCGGGGCTACCGGCACGACGCCGGCGCCGCCTCACCATGGCTGCTGCTGGGCGCCAAGACGCTCTCCTACGAGGTGGCTGCCGCCGCGACGAGGGAGGCGGCGAGGCGGGGAGCCCGCGAGGTGGTCTTCGTCAGCTCCGACGGTTTCGTGCTCGAGGCCCCGACCTCGAGCGTCGTCATGCGCTTCGGCGACCGGGTGGTCTCCCCGCCCGCCGAGGTCGGCATCATCGCGGGCACCACGGTCACCCGAGCACTCGCGTTCTTCGCCGAGCGCGGGTTCGAGACGGCCGAGGAGCGCATCCCGGTCTCCCGCCTCGCTCGGGCCGACGCGGTGTGGCTCGTCTCGAGCGTGCGCCAGGCCGTCCCTCTCACCGCGCTCGACGGGCGCCCCCTCCACCTCGACGCCACCCTCACCGCGGCCCTCAACGCGCACCTCGGCACCTGA
- a CDS encoding CHAD domain-containing protein, with protein MAHTVQTEIEQKFSIADDRAVPELTGIGAVTAVDHVDPVVLEAVYYDTDSLALARRRIALRRRQGGHDEGWHVKLPAAEGRTELQWPLAVEGALPYGGSDGVSDTGQPSTAEAVEVPLEVLDAVRVHVRDHRLTPLARISTTRTVTNLLDSDGRVVIELADDRVVASDARAGVVRAWREWEVELGEAAPGTPKKRAALLEEAAAVLLAAGAEVSPSVSKLAQALGRTGLGGPEREGADAEQPAHASARTIESTLTPAAAVVLAGVRDLATQIVELDPRVRADDDDAVHRLRVVVRRLRSVLASHRELFDGDGLGRLRDSLSRLGALLGETRDLEVRARWAADALAEVEADRGVVDADARRRLVDDTRAEHADAHRRLVSAMSDTPYYRLLDELDLLLAGPVPALLADAPSGPSSPRKLSRRVAGREASRALKRTVSPRHARRVDDVDPVEAARALAALHASRKAARRLRYTVEFADTAPASTLGGRGERVADAAEELQDALGWHRDASLFAEFVLLTAHRADAAGESTFTYGVLHQRARDQAARALALADDARRALKRMV; from the coding sequence ATGGCCCACACCGTGCAGACCGAGATCGAGCAGAAGTTCTCCATCGCCGACGACAGGGCGGTGCCCGAGCTCACCGGCATCGGCGCTGTCACCGCGGTCGATCACGTCGACCCGGTCGTGCTGGAAGCGGTCTACTACGACACCGACTCCCTCGCGCTGGCGCGCCGGCGCATCGCGTTGCGACGTCGCCAGGGCGGACACGACGAGGGGTGGCACGTGAAGCTGCCCGCCGCAGAGGGGCGCACCGAACTCCAGTGGCCGCTCGCCGTGGAGGGTGCGCTCCCGTACGGCGGCAGCGACGGCGTGAGCGACACCGGGCAGCCGTCGACCGCTGAGGCGGTCGAGGTTCCGCTCGAGGTGCTCGACGCCGTGCGCGTGCACGTGCGTGACCACCGCCTCACCCCTCTGGCGCGCATCTCGACGACCCGGACCGTGACGAACCTGCTCGACTCCGACGGGCGGGTCGTCATCGAGCTCGCCGACGACCGGGTGGTCGCAAGCGATGCGAGGGCGGGAGTGGTGCGGGCCTGGCGCGAGTGGGAGGTCGAACTGGGCGAGGCCGCTCCCGGAACGCCGAAGAAGCGAGCCGCCCTGCTCGAGGAGGCGGCGGCCGTGCTCCTGGCGGCCGGAGCGGAGGTCTCGCCGAGCGTGTCGAAGCTGGCACAGGCGCTCGGCCGCACGGGCCTTGGAGGGCCCGAGCGAGAGGGCGCCGACGCCGAGCAGCCGGCCCACGCATCCGCTCGCACCATCGAGTCGACGCTCACCCCCGCTGCAGCCGTGGTGCTCGCCGGGGTGCGCGACCTCGCGACGCAGATCGTCGAGCTCGACCCCCGGGTGCGCGCCGACGACGACGACGCCGTGCACCGCCTGCGCGTCGTCGTACGGCGGTTGCGGTCGGTGCTGGCCTCGCACCGGGAGCTGTTCGACGGCGACGGGCTCGGTCGGCTCCGCGACTCGCTCTCCCGTCTCGGCGCCCTCCTCGGCGAGACCCGCGACCTCGAGGTGCGTGCCCGGTGGGCCGCCGACGCGCTCGCCGAGGTCGAGGCCGACCGGGGCGTCGTCGACGCAGACGCCCGCCGCCGCCTCGTCGACGACACCAGGGCCGAGCACGCCGACGCGCACCGTCGCCTCGTCTCCGCCATGAGCGACACGCCCTACTACCGACTGCTCGACGAACTCGACCTCCTCCTCGCGGGGCCCGTGCCCGCGCTGCTCGCCGACGCCCCCTCCGGCCCGTCGTCGCCACGGAAGCTCTCCCGCAGGGTCGCGGGGCGGGAGGCGAGCCGGGCGTTGAAGCGCACAGTCTCCCCCCGGCACGCCCGCCGGGTCGACGACGTCGATCCGGTCGAGGCTGCACGCGCCCTCGCCGCCCTCCACGCCTCGCGCAAGGCCGCCCGGCGGCTGCGCTACACCGTCGAGTTCGCCGACACGGCGCCGGCGAGCACCTTGGGCGGCCGCGGCGAACGCGTCGCCGACGCCGCCGAGGAGCTGCAGGATGCGCTCGGCTGGCACCGCGACGCCTCACTGTTCGCCGAGTTCGTGCTGCTGACCGCGCATCGCGCCGACGCGGCGGGGGAGTCGACGTTCACCTACGGTGTGCTCCATCAGCGAGCCCGCGACCAGGCGGCCAGGGCGCTCGCCCTCGCCGACGACGCCAGGAGGGCGCTGAAGCGGATGGTCTGA
- a CDS encoding alternate-type signal peptide domain-containing protein, giving the protein MNKLAKGAIAGAAGLVLLLGGAGTFAFWNSTAAVTGGTISAGNLVVTDDGAAGVWTDQNGATVNLSTYKIVPGDTLTYTDTLLVTAVGQNLEATLGLTSNAIHTPASPTAADTALVGYLTANTTVDLAANDPAISGTSPNYTITAGASGITDVPVVVTVTVPFPYGTAGSNNDAKLGTAVLDDMAVNLSQIQ; this is encoded by the coding sequence ATGAACAAGCTCGCCAAGGGCGCGATCGCCGGAGCCGCCGGCCTTGTCCTCCTCCTCGGAGGCGCCGGAACCTTCGCCTTCTGGAACTCGACCGCCGCCGTGACGGGCGGCACCATCAGCGCCGGAAACCTCGTCGTCACCGATGACGGAGCCGCGGGCGTCTGGACAGACCAGAACGGCGCCACCGTGAACCTCTCGACCTACAAGATCGTGCCGGGAGACACGCTGACGTACACCGACACCCTGCTCGTCACGGCCGTCGGGCAGAACCTCGAGGCCACCCTCGGCCTCACCTCGAACGCGATCCACACCCCGGCCTCGCCCACCGCCGCCGACACCGCGCTCGTCGGCTACCTCACCGCCAACACCACGGTCGACCTCGCCGCGAACGACCCCGCGATCTCGGGCACCAGCCCGAACTACACCATCACCGCGGGCGCCTCCGGCATCACCGACGTGCCGGTCGTGGTCACCGTCACGGTGCCGTTCCCCTACGGCACCGCCGGCAGCAACAACGACGCGAAGCTCGGCACGGCCGTGCTCGACGACATGGCGGTCAACCTCAGCCAGATCCAGTAG
- a CDS encoding signal peptidase I yields MTGAPAVTGARHRALPPARHRAEGAAGRASPSLLHYLGVALSAASLVLVLMLAVLTILLPLLVGGRALTVLTSSMEPGFPPGTLVVVRPMPAEEIRLGDVLTYQIESGRPGVVSHRVVEKSTSSRGEIEFVTKGDNNDAADEKPVREVQVVGTLWYSIPLLGWVNQAVNGEARSVIVPVAVTLLFGYAGWMLVSAVVDRRKEGRRSR; encoded by the coding sequence GTGACCGGCGCGCCGGCTGTCACCGGGGCCAGGCACCGGGCCCTGCCACCGGCGAGACACCGTGCCGAGGGCGCGGCCGGACGCGCGTCGCCGTCGCTGCTCCACTACCTGGGTGTCGCCCTCAGCGCCGCGTCGCTGGTGCTCGTGCTGATGCTGGCGGTGCTCACCATCCTCCTTCCGCTCCTCGTCGGAGGCCGGGCGCTCACCGTGCTCACCTCGTCGATGGAGCCCGGGTTCCCTCCCGGAACCCTCGTCGTGGTGCGGCCGATGCCGGCGGAAGAGATCCGCCTGGGCGACGTGCTGACCTACCAGATCGAGTCGGGGAGGCCCGGGGTCGTCAGCCATCGCGTCGTCGAGAAATCGACCAGCTCACGGGGCGAGATCGAGTTCGTCACGAAGGGCGACAACAACGATGCCGCCGACGAGAAGCCGGTGCGCGAGGTGCAGGTGGTGGGCACGCTCTGGTACAGCATCCCGTTGCTCGGCTGGGTGAACCAGGCGGTGAACGGCGAGGCGCGCTCGGTGATCGTGCCGGTGGCGGTGACGCTGCTGTTCGGGTACGCCGGGTGGATGCTGGTGTCGGCGGTCGTCGACCGTCGAAAAGAGGGTCGTCGCTCGCGCTAA
- a CDS encoding acyltransferase family protein: MKSQVRHDIQGLRALAVIAVILDHVLGWPSGGFVGVDVFFVLSGFLITGLLLREAERDGRVSLTGFFGRRVRRIAPAAVLVLVATTVTAWFLFNQPRFWSTVGDAVSALLLVSNWRFAAEGTDYFSAGDAVSPLQHFWTLSVEEQFYLVWPLIVLIVVAVVLGRPSGAGAPTGRSRLRPTLGVVLAVVVVASFVFALWQSSAAPTTAYFSTLTRVWELGAGGLLAVAAPLFATMPFGARVLLGWAGLAGVVASMLLIDSSLAFPGPWAAAPVLATVAVVVAGIAPAGSTAGAQRHLVPIVNPVTTFVGDVSYSLYLWHFPVLVFVTLLLPASLETTLVVLGLVLVVALLSYFLVEQPLHRAPQSPRGTASEERSKAWQEWRDRFGAQAMLSGAALVVLVIAATVVVQLGVKGEGPLAALLPSAPVVQTPDAPAPDAAAGSPGDKGQPGGETDAGSGEAQAPASVNPEDELQAQLYAAAAATAWPGDLSPSLDQAISDNSSHNPARDCFTPGPTPDAGACTWGSGDAPDHLYLVGDSTALSYAPAFKALAEQSGGRWRVTAIGLYGCRFTQVAVQNDGDGVMQWCEQRKADVRAMIAADQPRLVVMSNAYALGNTPDRRPLSTTDLVASTLAEAASYQVPGRVVQLAPPPLGANLGACYSPVTSPQNCMTGIDQAWYDFESATRAALAAAGTGDHYVSSLGFSCAQGYCPAFAGTVPTRYDQVHLTPAYAEKVAPSIRWELAAQGLF; this comes from the coding sequence ATGAAGTCTCAGGTTCGTCACGACATCCAGGGGCTCAGGGCCCTCGCCGTCATCGCCGTCATTCTCGACCACGTGCTCGGGTGGCCCTCCGGGGGCTTCGTCGGCGTCGACGTCTTCTTCGTGCTCTCCGGGTTCCTCATCACCGGTCTGCTGCTGCGCGAGGCCGAACGCGACGGCCGGGTATCGCTCACCGGCTTCTTCGGCAGGAGGGTGCGACGCATCGCGCCGGCCGCGGTGCTCGTGCTCGTCGCCACCACGGTCACGGCGTGGTTCCTGTTCAATCAGCCGAGGTTCTGGAGCACGGTGGGAGACGCCGTCTCGGCTCTGCTGCTGGTGTCGAACTGGCGCTTCGCCGCCGAAGGCACCGACTACTTCTCGGCGGGCGACGCCGTGTCGCCGCTGCAGCACTTCTGGACGCTGTCGGTCGAGGAGCAGTTCTACCTGGTGTGGCCCCTCATCGTGCTCATCGTGGTGGCGGTCGTGCTGGGCAGGCCGTCGGGCGCGGGGGCCCCGACGGGCCGGTCGCGGCTCCGGCCCACCCTCGGCGTGGTGCTCGCCGTCGTGGTCGTCGCCTCCTTCGTCTTCGCTCTCTGGCAGAGCAGCGCCGCGCCCACCACGGCGTACTTCTCGACTCTCACCCGTGTCTGGGAGCTCGGAGCCGGAGGCCTGCTCGCTGTGGCGGCGCCACTGTTCGCGACGATGCCGTTCGGCGCCCGGGTGCTGCTCGGCTGGGCGGGTCTGGCCGGGGTCGTGGCCTCGATGCTGCTCATCGACTCGTCGCTCGCGTTCCCCGGCCCCTGGGCGGCTGCCCCGGTGCTCGCCACCGTCGCCGTGGTGGTGGCGGGAATCGCGCCCGCCGGCTCGACCGCCGGCGCACAGCGGCACCTCGTTCCGATCGTCAACCCCGTCACCACCTTCGTGGGCGACGTGTCGTACTCGCTGTACCTCTGGCACTTCCCGGTGCTGGTGTTCGTCACCCTGCTGCTGCCGGCCTCCCTCGAGACGACCCTCGTGGTGCTGGGGCTGGTGCTCGTGGTCGCACTGCTGTCGTACTTCCTCGTCGAACAGCCGCTGCACCGCGCCCCGCAGTCGCCGCGCGGCACCGCATCGGAGGAGCGGTCGAAGGCCTGGCAGGAGTGGCGCGACCGCTTCGGCGCGCAAGCCATGCTCTCGGGCGCCGCCCTGGTCGTGCTCGTCATCGCCGCGACGGTCGTGGTGCAGCTCGGGGTGAAGGGCGAGGGGCCGCTCGCCGCCCTTCTGCCGAGCGCCCCCGTGGTGCAGACCCCCGACGCGCCGGCCCCGGATGCTGCGGCCGGCTCACCGGGCGACAAGGGCCAGCCGGGTGGCGAGACCGACGCAGGGTCGGGCGAGGCGCAGGCACCGGCATCCGTGAACCCGGAGGACGAGTTGCAGGCCCAGCTCTATGCGGCAGCGGCGGCCACGGCCTGGCCCGGCGACCTCTCGCCTTCGCTCGATCAGGCCATCTCCGACAACTCCAGCCACAACCCGGCACGCGACTGCTTCACCCCCGGCCCGACCCCCGACGCCGGCGCGTGCACGTGGGGGAGCGGCGACGCACCCGACCACCTCTACCTCGTCGGCGACTCCACCGCATTGTCGTACGCACCCGCGTTCAAGGCGCTCGCCGAACAGAGCGGCGGCCGGTGGCGGGTGACGGCGATCGGGCTGTACGGCTGCCGCTTCACGCAGGTGGCGGTGCAGAACGACGGCGACGGTGTCATGCAATGGTGCGAGCAGCGCAAAGCCGACGTGCGGGCGATGATCGCCGCCGACCAGCCGCGCCTGGTCGTGATGTCGAACGCCTACGCGCTCGGGAACACGCCCGACCGCCGTCCGCTCTCGACGACCGACCTCGTCGCATCGACCCTGGCCGAGGCGGCCTCCTACCAGGTGCCCGGACGTGTGGTGCAGCTCGCACCCCCTCCGCTCGGGGCGAACCTCGGCGCCTGCTACTCGCCCGTCACCAGCCCGCAGAACTGCATGACAGGCATCGATCAGGCCTGGTACGACTTCGAGTCGGCGACCCGAGCCGCCCTCGCCGCGGCGGGCACCGGCGACCACTACGTGAGTTCGCTCGGCTTCAGCTGCGCCCAGGGGTATTGTCCGGCGTTCGCGGGCACGGTGCCCACCCGCTACGACCAGGTGCACCTCACCCCGGCGTACGCGGAGAAGGTCGCCCCGTCCATCCGATGGGAGCTCGCGGCGCAGGGCCTGTTCTGA
- a CDS encoding DUF1992 domain-containing protein — translation MVRRRPLSDARLSAARYRSQQVTPVGGDQVSGDAVRGDSAHGDGPHRDNAKVDGVHGAGSENPTHHDARAGAGLGTAGRSADDEADAGAPTMEQRAAIVEIAITQAMRRGDFDDLPGAGKPLAGLGRTYDPDWWIRQKIERERLTGLGPPALTLRTEHAELDARLDTLGTEHEVREVLTDFNRRVVEARRQLLGGPPVVTPTRDIDAEVEAWASRRDERRRESELARVRAEEEWSRLSRRERRAARRNGTAPH, via the coding sequence ATGGTGAGACGCAGGCCGCTGAGCGACGCGAGACTGAGCGCCGCCCGCTATCGCTCGCAGCAGGTCACACCTGTCGGCGGCGATCAGGTGTCCGGCGATGCTGTGCGCGGCGACAGCGCGCACGGGGACGGCCCTCATCGCGACAACGCGAAGGTCGACGGCGTGCACGGCGCCGGCAGCGAGAACCCGACGCACCACGACGCGCGGGCCGGAGCCGGGCTCGGCACCGCGGGCCGTTCGGCCGACGACGAGGCCGATGCGGGCGCCCCCACGATGGAGCAGCGGGCGGCGATCGTCGAGATCGCCATCACGCAGGCCATGCGGCGCGGCGACTTCGACGACCTCCCCGGGGCCGGCAAACCGCTCGCCGGTCTCGGCCGCACGTACGACCCCGACTGGTGGATCCGTCAGAAGATCGAACGCGAACGCCTCACCGGTCTCGGCCCGCCCGCGCTGACGCTGCGCACCGAGCACGCCGAGCTGGATGCCCGCCTCGACACCCTCGGCACCGAGCACGAGGTGCGCGAGGTTCTCACCGACTTCAACCGTCGCGTCGTCGAGGCCCGCCGCCAGCTCCTCGGCGGCCCTCCCGTCGTGACCCCCACCCGCGACATCGATGCCGAGGTCGAGGCCTGGGCCTCCCGCCGCGACGAGCGCCGTCGCGAGTCGGAGCTCGCTCGAGTCCGTGCCGAGGAGGAATGGTCGCGCCTGTCCCGCCGCGAACGCCGCGCCGCCCGCCGCAACGGCACCGCCCCGCACTGA
- a CDS encoding GIY-YIG nuclease family protein → MTAPTETDEPRCGVVELSLDATVSAACGAPGDPVGASAGLVLCRRHLLLAHEAVLGEVGVTDPLPSPCIACGSRLGVRYPSGWLCAVCEWRHGEIPDDDVAPVRVDVVYYLASRGLVKIGTSSNPRARLAQIAHEELLAFERGGRALEQRRHREFAACRAGREWFERAPELLEHIEGLRAEQVDPWELHARWRSEALARRG, encoded by the coding sequence ATGACCGCCCCCACCGAGACCGACGAACCGCGCTGCGGCGTCGTCGAGCTCTCACTCGACGCGACCGTCTCGGCGGCGTGCGGCGCTCCCGGCGACCCGGTGGGCGCATCCGCCGGTCTCGTGCTGTGCCGCCGGCACCTGCTGCTCGCCCACGAGGCGGTGCTGGGGGAGGTGGGGGTCACCGACCCGTTGCCCTCGCCGTGCATCGCCTGCGGGTCGAGGCTCGGGGTGCGGTACCCGTCGGGCTGGCTGTGCGCGGTGTGCGAGTGGCGGCACGGCGAGATCCCCGACGACGACGTGGCTCCTGTGCGGGTCGACGTCGTCTACTACCTCGCCTCGCGCGGGCTGGTGAAGATCGGTACCTCCTCCAACCCGCGCGCCCGGCTGGCGCAGATCGCCCACGAGGAGCTGCTCGCCTTCGAGCGCGGCGGCCGCGCGCTCGAGCAGCGTCGGCACCGCGAGTTCGCCGCCTGCCGCGCGGGCCGCGAGTGGTTCGAGCGGGCCCCCGAGCTCCTCGAGCACATCGAGGGGCTCCGCGCCGAGCAAGTCGACCCGTGGGAGCTCCACGCCCGCTGGCGGAGCGAAGCGCTCGCCCGCCGCGGCTGA